In the genome of Myxococcus guangdongensis, the window CAATGGCTTACCCTCGGTCCCTCTCACTGCCGCCCAGGGTGGAAGTCACGCGGACCCATCCCGCGCCGGGACCCCCGTCCGCTTGAGGAAACCGCTCCGCCGCCCGCCCTCCTGGGGAGCCCCACGGAGCACGGGGCACCACCCGCCTCCATCCCCATCTTGTCCCGAGGGCCTGTCGCCACGGCCGCGACCCCTCATCCACCGGAGACTTCGCACCCATGAAGCGTGCCTGGAAGAACCGCGTCGTCGTCATCACCGGAGCGTCCAGCGGCATCGGCCGCGCCACCGCCCTCGCTCTCTCCAAGAAGGGCGCCCACCTGGTGCTCGCCGCCCGTCGGGAGGACCCGCTCGAGGACCTCGCCCGTGAGTGCGAGGCCCTCGGCGTCCGCGCCGTCGCCGTCCCCACCGATGTCTCCGACGCCGCCTCCGTCCAAGCCCTCGCCCAGGAGGCCGTGCGAGCCTTCGGCCGCTTCGATGCGTGGATCAACAACGCCGGCGTCTACCTGATGGGCAGCCTGGAGGAGACCCCCGACGACGCCTTCCGCCAGCTCATGGAGACCAACTTCTTCGGCACCGTCAGCGGCACCCGCGTCGCCGTGACGCAGTTCCGCCGCCAGGGCTACGGCACCCTCGTCAACGTCTCCTCCTCCTTCGGCGCCGTCACCGCCCCGTACGTCAGCGCCTACGTCGCCTCCAAGCACGCCGTGCGCGGCTTCACCGCCTCCGTCCGCCAGGAGCTGCTCGACACCGGCATCCACGTCTGCACCGTCATGCCCGCCGCCATCGACACCCCCCTGTGGCACCACACCGCCAACTACACCGGCTGGCGCGTGCGCCCCGTCGAGCCCGTCTACACCCCGGAGCGCGTCGCCCGGAGCATCCTCCTCATGCTGCGAAAGCCCCGCGCCGAGGTCCTCGTCGGCCCCGCTGCCCGCGCCTTCGCCGCCATGCACGGGCTGATGCCGCGCACCTTCGAGCGCACCATGAACGGCGCCACCGAGGCCCTCCACTTCGAGAACGAGCGCCAGGGCGCCACCGCCGGCAGCCTCTTCCACCCCATGCCCGAGGGCACCGGGGCGTCCGGCGGCTACCACTCGAAGGGCCAGCAAGCCCTGCGCCGCCTGCTCTTCGCCGGGGGATTGGTCGCCACGGCCGCC includes:
- a CDS encoding SDR family oxidoreductase codes for the protein MKRAWKNRVVVITGASSGIGRATALALSKKGAHLVLAARREDPLEDLARECEALGVRAVAVPTDVSDAASVQALAQEAVRAFGRFDAWINNAGVYLMGSLEETPDDAFRQLMETNFFGTVSGTRVAVTQFRRQGYGTLVNVSSSFGAVTAPYVSAYVASKHAVRGFTASVRQELLDTGIHVCTVMPAAIDTPLWHHTANYTGWRVRPVEPVYTPERVARSILLMLRKPRAEVLVGPAARAFAAMHGLMPRTFERTMNGATEALHFENERQGATAGSLFHPMPEGTGASGGYHSKGQQALRRLLFAGGLVATAAWLGRKEARGRLGARVAHALGV